A stretch of Eschrichtius robustus isolate mEscRob2 chromosome 6, mEscRob2.pri, whole genome shotgun sequence DNA encodes these proteins:
- the RPL15 gene encoding large ribosomal subunit protein eL15, which yields MGAYKYIQELWRKKQSDVMRFLLRVRCWQYRQLSALHRAPRPTRPDKARRLGYKAKQGYVIYRVRVRRGGRKRPVPKGATYGKPVHHGVNQLKFARSLQSVAEERAGRHCGALRVLNSYWVGEDSTYKFFEVILIDPFHKAIRRNPDTQWITKPVHKHREMRGLTSAGRKSRGLGKGHKFHHTIGGSRRAAWRRRNTLQLHRYR from the exons ATGGGCGCTTACAAGTACATCCAGGAGctgtggaggaagaagcagtcggACGTGATGCGCTTTCTGCTCAGGGTGCGCTGCTGGCAGTACCGCCAGCTCTCGGCGCTGCACCGGGCCCCGCGCCCCACCCGGCCCGACAAGGCGCGCAGGCTGGGCTACAAGGCCAAGCAAG GTTATGTGATATACCGGGTCCGCGTGCGCCGCGGGGGCCGCAAACGCCCGGTCCCGAAGGGCGCCACCTACGGCAAGCCCGTCCACCATGGCGTGAACCAGCTCAAGTTTGCCCGGAGCCTGCAGTCTGTGGCCGAG GAGCGAGCGGGACGCCACTGTGGGGCCCTGAGGGTCCTGAATTCTTACTGGGTGGGTGAAGATTCTACGTACAAGTTTTTTGAGGTTATCCTCATCGATCCCTTCCATAAAGCTATCAGAAGAAACCCTGACACCCAGTGGATCACCAAACCAGTCCACAAGCACAGGGAGATGCGGGGGCTGACGTCTGCGGGCAGAAAGAGCCGCGGCCTCGGCAAGGGCCACAAGTTCCACCACACGATCGGTGGTTCTCGCCGCGCAGCCTGGAGAAGGCGCAATACTCTCCAGCTCCACCGCTACCGCTAA